From the Panulirus ornatus isolate Po-2019 chromosome 58, ASM3632096v1, whole genome shotgun sequence genome, one window contains:
- the LOC139766873 gene encoding cuticle protein AM1239-like has translation MKLVVLSCLAAVAIAAPQSQDVIPVVQVLRDDRQDDGNGIFNYAFETENGIAMEASGTPGSQGQENIQGSFRFPLPDGRTADVRYIANEGGFQPQSDLLPKDHPLPAHAVDLIRMTEELRAAGATWDEEGRRLTR, from the exons aTGAAGCTC gtggttctctcctgtctggccgcCGTGGCCATCGCCGCCCCTCAGTCCCAGGATGTCATCCCTGTAGTGCAGGTCCTCCGTGACGACCGTCAGGACGACGGTAATGGCATCTTCAATTACGCCTTCGAGACCGAGAACGGCATCGCCATGGAAGCCTCCGGCACCCCAGGTTCACAGGGACAGGAAAACATTCAAGGTTCCTTCAG ATTTCCTCTTCCCGATGGTCGTACTGCCGACGTCCGCTACATCGCCAACGAGGGCGGCTTCCAGCCCCAGTCCGACCTGCTGCCCAAAGACCACCCTCTCCCCGCCCACGCCGTCGACCTGATCCGTATGACTGAGGAGCTGCGAGCTGCCGGTGCCACCTGGGACGAGGAAGGACGAAGACTGACGCGCTAG